A genomic segment from Bradyrhizobium diazoefficiens USDA 110 encodes:
- the gnd gene encoding phosphogluconate dehydrogenase (NAD(+)-dependent, decarboxylating), with the protein MQLGMIGLGRMGGNIVRRLMRHGHSTVVYDKDAKAVAGLAADGAVGSATLEEFVAKLERPRTAWVMLPAGRITETTIDTIAGVMQEGDVIIDGGNTFWQDDVRRGKALKARGIHYVDVGTSGGVWGLDRGYCMMIGGEKQVVDRLDPIFAALAPGAGDIPRTEGREGRDPRIEQGYIHAGPVGAGHFVKMIHNGIEYGLMQAYAEGFDILKNANIDALPADHRYDFDLADIAEVWRRGSVIPSWLLDLTSTALADSPALAEYSGFVEDSGEGRWTVNAAIDEAVPAEVLTAALYTRFRSRKEHTFAEKILSAMRAGFGGHKEPKQPGASKPK; encoded by the coding sequence GCCGGCTGATGCGCCACGGCCATTCGACCGTGGTCTATGACAAGGACGCCAAGGCCGTCGCCGGCCTTGCCGCAGACGGCGCGGTAGGCTCGGCGACGCTGGAGGAGTTCGTCGCAAAGCTGGAGCGGCCGCGCACGGCCTGGGTGATGCTGCCTGCGGGACGCATCACCGAGACGACGATCGACACGATCGCGGGCGTGATGCAGGAAGGCGACGTCATCATCGACGGCGGCAACACCTTCTGGCAGGACGACGTCCGCCGCGGCAAGGCGCTGAAGGCACGCGGCATCCACTATGTCGACGTTGGCACCTCCGGCGGCGTCTGGGGTCTCGACCGCGGCTATTGCATGATGATCGGCGGCGAGAAACAGGTGGTCGACCGGCTCGATCCGATCTTCGCCGCGCTCGCGCCCGGCGCCGGCGACATTCCGCGCACGGAAGGACGTGAGGGGCGCGATCCCCGCATCGAGCAGGGCTATATCCACGCCGGCCCCGTCGGCGCCGGCCACTTCGTCAAGATGATCCACAACGGCATCGAATACGGCCTGATGCAGGCCTATGCCGAAGGGTTCGACATCCTCAAGAACGCCAACATCGATGCCTTGCCGGCGGACCATCGCTACGATTTCGATCTCGCCGACATCGCAGAAGTCTGGCGGCGCGGCAGCGTGATCCCGTCCTGGCTGCTCGATCTCACCTCGACGGCGCTCGCCGACAGCCCGGCATTGGCGGAATATTCCGGCTTCGTCGAAGATTCCGGCGAAGGCCGCTGGACCGTGAATGCGGCGATCGACGAAGCGGTGCCGGCCGAAGTTCTGACCGCGGCGCTCTACACACGTTTCCGTTCCCGCAAGGAACACACCTTCGCCGAAAAAATTCTCTCCGCGATGCGCGCGGGTTTCGGCGGCCACAAGGAGCCGAAGCAGCCGGGCGCTTCGAAGCCCAAATAA